In Lotus japonicus ecotype B-129 chromosome 5, LjGifu_v1.2, one genomic interval encodes:
- the LOC130721418 gene encoding origin of replication complex subunit 2, with translation MDNNGNWAEEKEEDEEEYEFSRNYFLAKELASSVKKSKQKITDINVVDEQELREAALHIQPKHENEIALLMDSYKAMYPEWLFALKCGFGLLMYGFGSKKAMIEDFASRALAEYSVVVINGYLQTINLKQVVVALADLLCDYMKTKRRVSTRDLPKSQQPYNSQSMDDLLTFLDEVELEDGDCFVCVVIHNIDGPGLRDYETQQYLARLAACTHIRIVASIDHVNAPLYWDKNMAHTQFNWSWYHVPTFSPYKVEGMFYPMILAHGSASQTVKTATIVLQSLTPNAQSVFKVLAEHQLSHPEEGMPISDLYSVCRERFLVSSQVTLNSHLTEFKDHELVKIKRHTDGQDCLYIPLAAEALQKVLLEIN, from the exons ATGGACAACAATGGCAATTGGGCGGAGGAAAAGGAGGAGGACGAGGAAGAGTACGAATTCTCAAGAAATTATTTCCTGGCGAAGGAATTGGCATCCTCGGTGAAGAAATCGAAACAAAAGATTACCGACATCAACGTTGTTGATGAACAG GAATTGAGGGAAGCTGCATTGCACATTCAACCCAAGCATGAAAATGAGATTGCCCTCTTAATGGATTCCTATAAAGCTATGTATCCTGAATGGCTTTTTGCGCTAAA GTGTGGTTTTGGTCTTCTAATGTATGGTTTTGGGTCTAAGAAGGCTATGATTGAAGATTTTGCTTCAAGGGCACTGGCTGAATATTCTGTAGTTGTCATTAATGGGTATCTTCAGACCATTAACTTAAAACAG GTTGTGGTAGCTTTAGCTGATCTTCTGTGTGATTACATGAAAACTAAACGGAGGGTTTCCACTCGGGACTTGCCCAAGAGTCAGCAGCCATACAATTCTCAATCCATGGATGATCTTCTTACATTTTTGGATGAAGTGGAATTAGAGGATGGTGATTGTTTTGTTTGTGTTGTCATTCACAATATTGATGGACCTGGGTTGAGGGACTATGAAACACAACAATATCTTGCTCGCCTGGCTGCTTGTACCCATATTCGTATTGTTGCATCTATTGACCATGTTAATGCCCCACTGT ATTGGGACAAGAATATGGCTCATACACAGTTCAACTGGAGCTGGTATCATGTCCCTACTTTTTCTCCGTATAAGGTTGAAGGCATGTTTTATCCGATGATTCTCGCACATGGCAGTGCCAGCCAGACTGTCAAAACAGCTACAATAGTTTTGCAAAGTTTGACGCCCAATGCTCAGAGTGTATTCAAAGTCCTTGCTGAACATCAACTCTCTCATCCTGAAGAAG gaATGCCCATCAGTGATCTTTACTCAGTCTGTCGAGAACGTTTCCTTGTTAGCAGTCAGGTTACTCTGAATTCTCATTTGACTGAATTTAAAGACCATGAGCTGGTCAAGATCAAGAGGCATACCGACGGCCAGGATTGCTTGTACATCCCTCTGGCTGCAGAAGCACTTCAGAAAGTTCTGCTAGAGATCAATTAG
- the LOC130717866 gene encoding uncharacterized protein LOC130717866 isoform X1 translates to MARGEWRAQRGKWICSYKKITLVVCFFNIAVALFCLRSLYASLYIYSGSVGRNIVVYRPDQIRKMEESIQIRKSHKPVELIKWVEALGEEFSRDNVEVELPQHLKQKIVDEVLQRLGSLSSSSTNISHSQVIVKERETVVNWRKEKLEEVKLAVTGGASNSTISHEEAGMLVRALESDWGALSEELGLWIPVEVANEVHDDKPEGVEELEEEVLPGRPLPPECKTELHTDYGGTAVRWGLTHHKDSAADCCQACLDHAKRAKEGDKKCNIWVYCPSEFGCHSPDIYQHKHQECWLKYDEKPKLNFKDRYPEWYRNSHPSAPVIVPWAAGVVGA, encoded by the exons ATGGCGAGAGGGGAGTGGAGGGCTCAACGAGGAAAGTGGATTTGTTCATACAAGAAAATCACTCTTGTAGTTTGCTTTTTCAACATTGCCGTCGCTCTCTTCTGTCTTCGTTCTCTTTATGCTTCTCTTTACATCTACTCCGGTAGCGTTGGACGAAACA ttgTGGTGTATAGACCAGATCAGATTCGGAAAATGGAAGAGTCAATCCAAATCCGCAAGTCACACAAACCGGTGGAGTTGATAAAATGG GTGGAGGCATTGGGAGAGGAGTTTTCGAGAGATAATGTGGAGGTTGAGTTGCCTCAGCACTTGAAACAGAAAATAGTTGATGAGGTCTTGCAAAGACTAGGGAGCTTGAGTAGCAGCAGTACAAATATCTCTCACTCTCAGGTCATTGTTAAGGAGCGAG AAACAGTTGTAAATTGGCGTAAGGAAAAGCTGGAAGAGGTTAAGTTGGCCGTCACCGGAGGGGCTTCCAACTCAACTATTTCTCATGAAGAGGCAG GAATGCTGGTAAGAGCTTTGGAGTCCGATTGGGGTGCACTTTCTGAAGAACTTGGCCTTTGGATTCCTGTTGAAGTTGCTAATGAAGTACATGATGACAAACCTGAGGGCGTAGAGGAGTTAG AGGAGGAAGTTCTTCCCGGAAGGCCTCTTCCACCGGAGTGCAAAACTGAACTTCATACAGATTATGGTGGTACTGCAGTAAGATGGGGTCTTACTCACCACAAAGATAGTGCAGCTGATTGCTGTCAGGCTTGCTTGGACCATGCTAAACGTGCCAAGGAAGGAGATAAGAAATGCAATATCTGGGTTTATTGCCCATCAGAGTTTGGGTGTCATTCACCAGATATCTACCAGCACAAACATCAGGAATGCTGGCTGAAATAT GATGAGAAAcccaaattaaattttaaggaTAGGTATCCTGAATGGTATCGAAACTCACACCCTTCTGCACCGGTGATCGTTCCATGGGCTGCTGGAGTTGTTGGTGCATAA
- the LOC130721294 gene encoding DNA-directed RNA polymerases II, IV and V subunit 8B-like has translation MSEIFFDDIFKVENLDPDGKKYDKVSRIEARSEKRDMYMLLDVNTEIYPMKENEKFLMALSPSLVLNTKDGSVPIHEKFEYIMHGRLYNITNDEKSQHEVEVYASFGGLQLMLRGHVSHCVKLAVDQKLFLLIRKIES, from the exons ATGAGTGAGATTTTTTTTGATGACATTTTTAAGGTTGAGAATCTAGACCCAGATGGTAAAAAGTATGACAAAG TTTCTCGGATTGAAGCACGAAGTGAGAAGCGTGACATGTACATGCTTCTAGATGTAAATACAGAGATTTATCctatgaaagaaaatgaaaaattcttGATGGCTCTGTCTCCGTCACTTGTTTTGAATACTAAG GATGGCTCAGTGCCAATTCACGAAAAGTTTGAATACATCATGCATGGAAGGCTATATAACATCACAAATGATGAAAAATCTCAGCATGAAGT GGAGGTATATGCATCATTTGGTGGGCTTCAATTGATGCTGAGAGGACACGTTTCCCATTGTGTAAAGCTTGCAGTCGATCAGAAGTTGTTTTTGCTTATAAGGAagattgaaagttga
- the LOC130717866 gene encoding uncharacterized protein LOC130717866 isoform X2 yields MARGEWRAQRGKWICSYKKITLVVCFFNIAVALFCLRSLYASLYIYSGSVGRNIVVYRPDQIRKMEESIQIRKSHKPVELIKWVEALGEEFSRDNVEVELPQHLKQKIVDEVLQRLGSLSSSSTNISHSQVIVKERVVNWRKEKLEEVKLAVTGGASNSTISHEEAGMLVRALESDWGALSEELGLWIPVEVANEVHDDKPEGVEELEEEVLPGRPLPPECKTELHTDYGGTAVRWGLTHHKDSAADCCQACLDHAKRAKEGDKKCNIWVYCPSEFGCHSPDIYQHKHQECWLKYDEKPKLNFKDRYPEWYRNSHPSAPVIVPWAAGVVGA; encoded by the exons ATGGCGAGAGGGGAGTGGAGGGCTCAACGAGGAAAGTGGATTTGTTCATACAAGAAAATCACTCTTGTAGTTTGCTTTTTCAACATTGCCGTCGCTCTCTTCTGTCTTCGTTCTCTTTATGCTTCTCTTTACATCTACTCCGGTAGCGTTGGACGAAACA ttgTGGTGTATAGACCAGATCAGATTCGGAAAATGGAAGAGTCAATCCAAATCCGCAAGTCACACAAACCGGTGGAGTTGATAAAATGG GTGGAGGCATTGGGAGAGGAGTTTTCGAGAGATAATGTGGAGGTTGAGTTGCCTCAGCACTTGAAACAGAAAATAGTTGATGAGGTCTTGCAAAGACTAGGGAGCTTGAGTAGCAGCAGTACAAATATCTCTCACTCTCAGGTCATTGTTAAGGAGCGAG TTGTAAATTGGCGTAAGGAAAAGCTGGAAGAGGTTAAGTTGGCCGTCACCGGAGGGGCTTCCAACTCAACTATTTCTCATGAAGAGGCAG GAATGCTGGTAAGAGCTTTGGAGTCCGATTGGGGTGCACTTTCTGAAGAACTTGGCCTTTGGATTCCTGTTGAAGTTGCTAATGAAGTACATGATGACAAACCTGAGGGCGTAGAGGAGTTAG AGGAGGAAGTTCTTCCCGGAAGGCCTCTTCCACCGGAGTGCAAAACTGAACTTCATACAGATTATGGTGGTACTGCAGTAAGATGGGGTCTTACTCACCACAAAGATAGTGCAGCTGATTGCTGTCAGGCTTGCTTGGACCATGCTAAACGTGCCAAGGAAGGAGATAAGAAATGCAATATCTGGGTTTATTGCCCATCAGAGTTTGGGTGTCATTCACCAGATATCTACCAGCACAAACATCAGGAATGCTGGCTGAAATAT GATGAGAAAcccaaattaaattttaaggaTAGGTATCCTGAATGGTATCGAAACTCACACCCTTCTGCACCGGTGATCGTTCCATGGGCTGCTGGAGTTGTTGGTGCATAA
- the LOC130720587 gene encoding uncharacterized protein LOC130720587: MGLSKEQLLTQLQELQIEFSKYEHPLVLTVEAQAKYVGNLGGGLSKNLFLKDKKSRFYVVSALADTRVDLKVLSQRLGLGKGGLRMAPEEALGEILQVPLGCVTPFALVNESARDVSLLLDQGFKTHEHCFFHPLSNDMSISLNARDLDRFLKSIGRDPSYVDLEATPTVGKDQPPDLAALVPSGSIALPDQAEKQSSSEVPKEGNTVSVSNKPKTVSAKVVNPCIVGNNTKGTPVKNVCSSGSFADVGKFVEEILQKTSELLLSEIKEETIGLHGEQLSAVVCDKLQKNLNSDLKNLAMIFKNTAYTEGFHAGTQHQPTRW, from the exons ATGGGTCTCTCGAAGGAACAACTTCTAACGCAGTTACAG GAGCTTCAAATTGAATTTTCCAAGTATGAGCATCCACTTGTTTTGACTGTTGAAGCCCAG GCAAAATATGTTGGAAATTTGGGGGGTGGCTTgagtaaaaatttatttttgaag GACAAGAAAAGCAGGTTTTATGTCGTTTCCGCCTTAGCTGACACCAGGGTAGATCTCAAAG TGTTATCTCAGCGGCTTGGTTTGGGAAAAGGTGGTTTGAGAATGGCACCCGAAGAGGCTTTAGGTGAAATACTTCAG GTACCCTTGGGTTGCGTCACTCCATTTGCACTTGTAAATGAATCTGCACG AGATGTTTCACTGTTATTGGATCAAGGATTCAAGACACATGAGCATTGCTTCTTCCATCCACTGTCGAATGACATGTCCATAT CTCTAAATGCACGTGATCTTGACAGATTTCTTAAATCAATAGGAAGAGATCCCTCATATGTTGATTTAGAG GCCACTCCTACAGTGGGGAAAGATCAACCCCCGGATCTAGCTGCACTAGTTCCATCCGGTTCAATAGCTTTGCCTGATCAAGCAGAAAAACAATCATCTTCAGAAGTTCCCAAGGAAGGAAACACTGTTTCTGTCAGCAATAAACCCAAGACAGTTTCCG CCAAAGTTGTTAATCCATGCATTGTTGGGAACAATACTAAAGGAACACCAGTCAAGAACGTTTGTTCATCAGGCTCCTTCGCAGATGTTGGGAAATTCGTTGAAGAGATATTACAGAAGACATCAGAATTATTGCTTTCAGAG ATCAAGGAAGAAACTATAGGTCTACACGGAGAGCAGCTGAGTGCTGTGGTATGCGACAAATTACAGAAAAACCTCAACTCAGATCTTAAAAATCTTGCT ATGATATTTAAGAACACTGCATACACAGAAGGGTTCCATGCTGGTACACAGCATCAGCCCACGCGCTGGTGA